The following proteins are encoded in a genomic region of Nicotiana sylvestris chromosome 4, ASM39365v2, whole genome shotgun sequence:
- the LOC138889332 gene encoding uncharacterized protein, translating to MCFPNEEVSFIGEDIAESYDGWRLFFDGAANFKGAGIGAVLVSETGQHYPVSAKLRFPCTNNMAEYETCILGIKMAIDMSVQELLVIEDSDLLIHQHPDTNFIDPIPVKIHDQPSYCAHIEEEADGKPWFQDIKEYLTTGEYPELPNATQKCTLRRLSSKFFHSGGILYRRTPDLDLLRYMQI from the exons ATGTGTTTTCccaatgaagaggtatctttcataggagaagatattgcagaatcctatgacggttggaggttgtttttcgacggagctgcaaatttcaaaggagctGGCATAGgggcagtcctagtatcagaaaccggccagcactacccagtatccgccaagctcaggttcccttgcaccaataatatggccgaatatgaaacCTGCATCTTGGGgatcaaaatggccattgacatgagcGTTCAAGAGTTGTTAGTAATCgaggattcagacttgctcatacatcag catccagatacaaatttcattgatcccatcccagtaaagattcatgatcagccatcTTATTGTGCCCAcattgaggaagaagcggatggaaaaccatggttccaagacatcaaggagtacttgacaacaggggaatatccagaacttcccaacgctactcagaagtgcacacttcgtaggttatctAGCAaattctttcacagtggaggaatcctataCAGGAGGACCCCCGATTTGgatttactaag atacatgcagatatga